Genomic segment of Deinococcus humi:
GGCCTTGCGCTCGACAGTCTGGGCCAGCGTGGCGGGCGCGTCCTGGTCCTCGACCTGATCTGGGATCAGCAGGGGGGGGGTGGCGACGGGGACCGGGCGGCGCGTCTGCTGGAAGTGCTTGCTGGGCTGCGGCTTGGGGCGGCCCACGTCCACCGGCTCGCCACGGAGAGCGGCACGACTCATGGCTAAAAAGTGGTCAGTGCTGGCTGCCGCTCTTTCAGGGGTGAAAGATGGGTCAATGGTAGTCAAAGCTAGAAATTTAGGGGCTTCCTGCCGTACCCTATGGGTAAGGCTTTCCCGTCGTTGGTTTGACATGTAGAGGTGTTCCTTCGAGGTGGGATAGCCGGATCAGAGCGCTGGACACGCTGTTGATCCACTTCGTGTTCGAGAGTAGCACCCCACCTCGTGTGGGGTGCTATTTGTTGGAGTTCTGTTGGCCTTTTATTGGGCTGCTGTAGGACGGTCTGGGACTCAGCAAACTTTTTTAGACTCGGTGCATAGATTTGACACCGGCTGAATACCGCCCTATATTGAAGGAATCAAGGCGGCCTTCGGGCCGCTTTTTCCGTTCCCCCTGACTGCCTCAGCGCGAGGGGCAAGTCCTGCACCCCCCCTCTTTGCTGATGGTCTTTTGGCTTCAGGTCAGCGCCTCAAGGTTGCCCGCCTGCGCCAGTTTGACCAGCGTGTCGCGGCGGATCACATCGCCCCCGCTGGTCTTCCACTTGTCCTTGCCGTCTTCGCGGATGAGCTGGATCACCTCGCCCTGGGCCAGCAGGGCCTCCATGCGTGGGTAATTGGCGGCAGGCCAGCGCAAGCGGTTGCGGGTGCGCTGGTCAATGCTGGCTGACAGCACCCGGAACGCGGTCACACCTTCCAGGCTCTGCGGCTCTGATGGCGTGTTGAGGATCGTGGGGTGGGTAGAGGCGGCCCGGTAGGCGGCGGCCAACAGTTCGCCCGGCGTGGTGATCTCCAGGGCCGCCCTGGCCTCCACTGCCGTCCAGACAGCGCGCGGCAGGGTCACGCGCACCGTGATGTTCTCTCCTGGCTTGCGCCCTGCCCCCACTCGCTTACCGCCTCTGTTGGTCATTCTTTGATTTTACGCAGAAAATCAATTTTTGAATTACTACGCAAAATCAAAAAATGGTTTGATTGTTTTATCGAATCAAAGAACGCGCTCCCAGAGAGGATCAATCAATGGCTTTGATTTCTGCAAAGAATCAAATGACGGCCCGTAGATCTCTTTTTGGTAAGGCCAATTACCGAAAGCACTCGGTAATGAAGAGAAGCGATCTCTAGGGCCGCACTGGGGCAAACCCTTTTACTTAAAATCAATGTAACGGGTCCGGCCTCAGTTACGCGACTCAATATGCTCAGTTCGTTTTACAGCCAGTGAGCAGCGCCTGTGTCTTACTTGTGTCGCCGTCCATGAACGTGCTGAGTGTCGCCTCGCCCTGATGTTCCCACCACTCTAAGCCGCCGCGCGCCTGAGCAGGACCATTCAGCCCCGCGTAACGCGCGCCGCTGGCGCTGATTGCCTCAGCTAGGCCGTAGTCCATGCCATTCCACTTCAAGACGGCGAACATGGGGCCATTTGTGCCGTAATCAACATACGTCACGCTGATTTTCTTGCCCAGATCGCAGATGTAGGAGAAGCTCCGCTTAATGGACAGAGGGGGTGCACCAGCTCCACCTGCGTTCGCTGTGCCCAGCGAGATTCCAGCGACGGTGGCGGTCAGGATGAGAAGAGAAGCAGGACGGCGATACATCTTCATCGCCTCAGTGTACACCGCCTCTCTGTTGACGTCTGAAACAGCTTAATTAGCAGAAGCCTCATTCTGGACGGTGAAAAGGAGCTGTACATATCGCGGCACGACGTGGGCGACGCTGCTCAGCAGTGCCCCGTGCTCTCACTATCAGCCTACTGTCAGTTTTGGGTATACCCCAACCTGATGTCAGGTTGAGGGCCAAAAAGCGTCAGAATAGGATCGTTTTTGGACTTACCTGACACTTACAAGCCGCGCTCTAGACCCTAATCTGACACTTGCTTCACCGCTCCCAACCCCGGTCATAGTGGCGCTCTCGTTCCTGTTCCCGCTCGCGCTGCCGCCGTACCCCACTGCCGTAGTCCTGCGGGTCCAGTTCCAGCGTGCGCCCGCCACTGCGCTCCGGCTGCTGGTCCTCGCCCTGGTGCTGGTGCCGGTCCTGGTGCTGGTGCCGGTCCTGGTGCTGCTCCTGGTACAGGCCCAGCTCGCGGCCCAGGTGCCGCTCCAGCTCGTACGCCTGGTGCTGGAAGTGGACCAGATCCCCCTCTATTCCCCGCCGTAGCGTCGTGTCCGTGCCGAAGCAGACATGGACATGAACATTCCCCCCGTCCTG
This window contains:
- a CDS encoding MliC family protein; the encoded protein is MKMYRRPASLLILTATVAGISLGTANAGGAGAPPLSIKRSFSYICDLGKKISVTYVDYGTNGPMFAVLKWNGMDYGLAEAISASGARYAGLNGPAQARGGLEWWEHQGEATLSTFMDGDTSKTQALLTGCKTN